The following coding sequences are from one Primulina eburnea isolate SZY01 chromosome 15, ASM2296580v1, whole genome shotgun sequence window:
- the LOC140814615 gene encoding uncharacterized protein: protein MDSRRRYTILFVLLQHMMIRMFLMVCLLLRHRTRLLARRRSQVRRTSSSYTMSQRMTTQINHLRGIIEIGDVQCVVNLRMNRNSFANLCYLLTHVGGLEDSRYVRIEEKLAMFLSILAHHKKNRVIGHDYVRSGQTISAHFHEVLGSVLKLHTILLVKPYAIDDTCTDETWKWFKGCVGALDCTYVNVHVPISEKGKYRTRKGTIAVNVLGVCNRDMNFIYALCGWEGSAADARFLRDALTQEDGLKIQRGSYYLCDNGYANVHEFLTPYRRVPYHRDAWGNRTCVPQNFKELFNWRHNKARNVIERAFGLLKKDGLSCEVLLSTH, encoded by the exons ATGGACAGTAGACGTCGTTACACTATACTGTTTGTGCTGCTGCAACACATGATGATTCGTATGTTTTTAATGGTTTGTCTGTTATTACGACATCGTACGAGATTACTCGCAAGGCGCCGAAGTCAAGTACGTAGAACATCATCTTCCTACACCATGAGTCAAAGAATGACTACACAAATAAACCATTTGCGTGGGATTATCGAGATTGGAGATGTTCAATGTGTTGTGAATTTGAGGATGAATAGAAATTCATTTGCCAATTTATGTTACTTGCTAACTCATGTGGGGGGCTTGGAAGATTCTAGATATGTTAGGATTGAAGAAAAATTGGCTATGTTTTTGTCTATCTTGGCACATCATAAGAAGAATCGAGTAATTGGTCATGATTATGTACGAAGCGGTCAAACAATCAGCGCTCATTTCCATGAAGTTCTAGGTTCGGTCCTCAAGTTACATACTATACTGCTTGTCAAGCCTTATGCAATCGATGACACCTGCACCGACGAGACATGGAAGTGGTTCAAG GGTTGTGTTGGTGCATTGGATTGTACGTATGTAAACGTTCATGTCCCAATTTCTGAAAAAGGAAAGTATAGAACTAGAAAAGGAACCATTGCAGTTAATGTCTTGGGTGTGTGCAACCGAGATATGAACTTCATTTACGCACTGTGTGGGTGGGAAGGATCGGCCGCAGATGCAAGATTTCTTCGTGATGCATTAACTCAGGAAGATGGACTGAAAATTCAAAGAg GTTCTTATTACTTGTGTGACAACGGATACGCAAACGTACATGAATTTTTGACTCCATATAGACGAGTGCCATACCATAGGGATGCTTGGGGCAATCGCACATGTGTCCCACAGAATTTTAAAGAGCTCTTCAATTGGAGACACAACAAAGCGAGAAACGTGATAGAAAGAGCCTTTGGTTTGCTTAAAAAAGATGGGCTATCATGCGAAGTCCTTCTTTCTACCCATTGA